Within Sander lucioperca isolate FBNREF2018 chromosome 22, SLUC_FBN_1.2, whole genome shotgun sequence, the genomic segment CAAACATGGCAAAACACAATATTCAGAGCAACACAATTAAGAGTGGATTCTCATCTCTATTGCAGATTCAAATTATTGTGCTAATTCTTCTGGTTTTGCTTACCTGTATTGGggacattttatttttccagttgtctcttttttatcccttttattACAACTTAACTAATAAATTCTAGAGCCACAAAGATtagtcaattaatcgattacttgtcaactattttgataaccgAATAATCggttttagtcattttttatgacagTAAACATTATCTGATTCAAGCATATTTTCTGGTTTCtttactcctctgtgacagtaaactgaaataaaaaatgatcgACAAAATAATCGacactgaaaatattttttttgtgttatttgacCAAAATTGGGCACATTACATGTAGTGCACCGGAAAATCTGATGAAATTGGCATGTTCTCTTTCATATCTTGtgtctgttttattgtttgtctcAGGTATGAGGTGATGCAGTTCTGCTGGCTCCAGCCTGATCAGAGACCCACCGCAGAGGAAGTCCACTTGCTGCTCAGCTACCTGTGTGCCAAGGGGGCCAGCGAGGCCGAAGACGACTTTGAGAGGCGATGGAACTCCCTTCGTACCAATACTGTATTCAACAGCCACCGTGGGGCCTCGGCAATGTCACGAGACCACTCCTCATCAACGTCatcctctttccctctccttgAGCAATTTTCAGCTGGTGATGGCTACCACTCAGAGTCCGGGGATGATATACTCACAGTCACTGAGACCAGCCACGGTCTGAACTTTGAGTACAAGTGGGAGCAAGCCAGGGCAGACCAATCGTTTAGAGCCTCGGACTCCTCTAGTACCCTAGGCCAGGCCACCCATCATTTTCAGGAAGCAATTTACACACCTGGGGGCTTCGTGGGAGGCTGCCCCATGGAGAGCCACAGCCATGGAGTTTCTCCTACTTACTACCAATCAAAACATCTACATGCTCCAAACATACTTCCTGTCCTCAGTGCCCACAGCCCCTCGGTAAGCAGTGAGTACTACATCCGCATCGAAGAGCCAGTAGACTGTAACCTTGATCCGGACTATACCATGTGCTCCTACAGCCCGGACTACCAGGGCAGCAGTGGAAGCTTTCTGACTGGGAGTGCTGACTCAGGCGAGTGCATTGCCTGCCCATTACAGGCTAAGAACATGGGTCCCTATTGGTCAGGAGACATCCATAAGTCAGATTTGTACGACTCAAATGACTCAAGTCCTGCTATCTCTCTGACAATGGAGCCTCTTTTAGGGCAAGTGTTGGACAACAGCCCACTACCACCCTGGGAGTCTAGTCACTATGTGTCCTATAAAGACAGAGATGGGGGTTACTACTATGAGCACTCGCCCCCTTTGGGAATAGATCACTATCTAATTGGAGGTGAGGCCTCCAGTGAGCGTCATCAGGAAAGCTGGGGGTCAAGGAGCCTGCGCCAGGCCTTGGGTGAGTTGGAGAACCCGCTAGGTATATCCCCCGCTGTAAGCGTAAGTGCACCTCAACAGGCCTACAGAGACACATACCTGGACACAAGTCAGACCTCTATTATAGGAAAGAACGTGACAGGGGGTTACTACGACATGATGGGCTCCCTGAGGAAGACTATGCCCAGCCACAGCAGGCATAGCAGCCACTCTGTGAGTATTAACATGGAGACAGAGGGGGCACTCTTCATTGGTCACAGAGACAGTGAtacagaggaggaagaagaagaggacatATTTGTGGAGAGACACACCTGCAACACTTGGCCTTCAAAACATCGCCACAGCAGTGTGGGTCACCACAGACGGGCTAGCCACAGCTGCAGACAAGATGCTTATGTTGATTTCCATTACACAATGCCAAGTACAGACATTGAAGACTCCTGGCCGGAGGAGCATAGCCTGGCCTTCCACTCTTTGCCCAAACCTATTGACTATCTTGAGACCCACCAGGCCAAAGATAAAAGTGCCTGCCTTAGTCTAAGTAAACATCATGCAATGGTGCCTTCAGACAATTGCAATGCATACATCTACCTGTGCCATGAGGGCGAGACTCAGGTGCCGGCATCTGGAGAGTGCTGCCACTCGCACTTTGTTGACCCGCTTACAGGCTTGCAAGTCAGAAACAACAGCTTCAGTCACAGCTACAGTCACAGCAGCTACATCAGCGACAAGGCCATCGACATCCCAAGCAATGACGAGATCATCAATCTATCCCCGGCTCCAGGGGGTCCCATTGTGGCCAAACCTGCCTTGATAAAGACTGAGGACAGAAGAGAGCAGTATGTTGACCTTACAACAGATGATGCACTCTTcaaagagaagagggagcatGTAATCAAAGAAATCATGCAGAAACCGCCAGATCATAAAATAGAAGAAGTGACCCTGACAATGACTATGAGCACCCCGCCTCCTGCTGACAACATGCATGTGATGGTGGCCCTCACAGATCCGCAGTCAGAGCTGAGCCCCACTGGCGACAGCGGTGTTGACCAAGGAGGCTCCAGTGTGAGCCTCGCTGACATCCTCGACTGCAGTGACGACGACGACGATGACGACGACGACATCACAGATGATATCACCGACGTCACCTCAGGCATCTTCGTCGACGAGTCGAGTGAGCTGAATGCTTCTCCGGCGTTCAAGTCGCTACAGAAGCAGGTAGGCACTCCTGATTCCATGGACTCCATGGATCTGCCATCTGCAGCCGGATCTTGTGAAGGCTTCAGCCCTGCGTCCTCCCACCCTTCCAGCTCACCTAAAGCTATGGACAGTGGCTATGACACAGAAAATAATGAGAGCCCTGAGTTTGTACCCAAAGAGCCTCATGAACCCCGTGAACAACCTCTGGGAAAGCCTACCCTTGATACAAGCCTGGAGGAGGACAAGGAGCAGGAGGAGCATGAGGTCAAGGATAAAGTAGTACCCACAGAGGGTGAACCATTATTGGATGAAGACTTGGCTTTAGGAGCCTCACAGACAGGCGACCACATCCTTTTACCACTGAGCGATAAGACTCCATACAGAGACTCTGCCTACTTTTCAGACTATGAGAATGAAAGGCAGTCCAGGGATGAAGGGGAAGAACTGTCcgagagagtaagagatgaagaaaatgttgaaaaggaAAAGCACATGGGAGAAAAGAAGGGTgagaaaaggaagaaagaggaggaagaactAAATGACACTATAGTGAACAAAGATCTAAAACTTGAAATGAAACAGATATCAACAGGAGGAACAGAATCCTATTCTCTACCAGAGATGGATGCATATTTGACAGAAACGTGTGGCCAGGATGAGGCATTGGGGCTACCTCTGGAGCCCTCTGACACTGCTTCAATGGACGAATGGCCATCTCAGGAGGAGAGCTCATCCTTTGGAGACTGGGCAGCAGAGGTGGTGGGGGCCATGGAAGAAGCCCTTGGTGCCCTCAATGGAGATTGTACCTCCAACATCAGGGTAGAGGAGGATGAAGTGGAAGACTCTGTTCAAGATTTAGAAACAACAGGAGAGCAAGAACTCAAGACAATTCAAAACAAGCCATCAGGGATTTCCGGTGAAATCCTGCACACTTTACCAAAAGACGAGGTGGCCTTGCAGCACACGGCAAGCATCAGGCggttttcttcttcctctccgCCACCTCCAGCTGCCCCTCCCCCTCCGCTCCCTGCAACAGAGGGCCGAGGGTCTCCAGCTGATGGGGAAGACGCGGATGAGGAGGGCGGCGACACTGATGACAGCGACGAGTCAGATGAGGAGCTGCGAACCTACAGTGTGCGGGAGCAGAGCGGAGGGGAGGAGAGCGAAGACGAGTGCCACCCAGTGCCCATTGTGGTGAGTGACTACAGCGAAGCCCACAAACTGCGCAGCCTCCTTAAGATGCCAACGCTGCTTACAACAGACAACCTAGACGAGGGGCTTGAACCCAAGAAGAAGACTGTGTCTTTTTTTGACGATGTCACCGTCTATCTGTTCGATCAGGTGAGTGGCATTCAAAAggctttattatttatataatatttaaacctgcattaatcaatatttttgatAATAACATTAAGTTAGCGTGTTGCTAGCCTTTTTTAGTCTTAACTCATTGCTTTGGTTTTATGGTTGTATGGTTCAGTCTGGGCCACTCTAATTAGTATAAGCCAacaatttaaatttgttttgataAACCCACTGAACACCATCTGCCCAACAGCAAATGGCAGACACAGTTACAGAGTAGCTAGTGGGTGGACATAGTTGATCAACTAGCAGCTAATAACCTAGATATTTTTTCTCAGAAGTTAGTGGGGactaaaacagagctaaaagcgGAGGGAATATAGGACTTTAATTCATCAGGTGAGAATAAAGGCTAATTTTGCATTAGGAAGTTTGTTAGCTTTAACAtgttattaccatatcactttTGCATATCCTTCgtcttacttacacctcactttgcactggctttgtaatgcctacttaatctacactttatgtagccttttgtattctgtattcctgtattgtattgaatgtgaaactgtatgttgtcctgcacgcttatgcttttcttggccaggtcgccgttgcaaattaACCAGGTAGGCTGTTGAGAAGGGTTCTCCCTTCTCAacagcctacctggttaaataaaaaaattaaaaataaaaacaatcttaAAAGCCAATGAACTGCTAGGGCTATGTATCTATGAGCTTGCTTTGATCTTAAGTCTGTCTaagatcattttcattttcttttacttAACTTTGCTGCCAATAGGAAAGCCCAACTAAAGAGTTGGCTGAGCATGGCTTCCCTTTAGGAGCAGAGGGTCTGAGTTCATGGAGCAAGTCCCAAGAAAGGCTTAATGTCTCTGATGACTCTTCAGATGGGAACATCTCAGAGGAGAGTAAGTACAAGAccacatttattaatttattagtgTTGAAATGTTATatagtgtaaaaacaaaactgtgATCAATCTGCTTGAGCATCAAGACATCAATGaaaatataaactaaatatcttaTTATTGCATATTCTAttcaccttatatatgcttcctctagtcaatgttattaggaaacactctaTTAACTTTCAgtgttatgcagatgataccCAATTATATCTATTGATCAAGCCAGATGAAACCAATCAGTTAGTTAAACTTCAATATGCATTTACGACATGAAAGCCTGAATGACCTACactttcctgatgttaaactcattTGGGTCTTTGTTAATTATAGAGTAttgtctagacctactctatctgtaaagtgtctcgagataacatttgttatgatttgacattatcaataaaattttatttaatttaattatctGCTCCTAGGTGCAGGGTATGAGTGGGAGGACGACTTCCCGCTGCTCCCTCTACCAACATCCTCAGTGGCGTCTGACTCCCCTCCAGCCCGCTCCATCCCCACAGCTCCGGAACCCAAACCCACCGTACAGTTCTCCCGCTTCACTGTCTCCCCCTCCAACGTGTCCCGTTTCTCCATTACTCACATCTCTGACTCGGATATGGACTCCGCAGGAGGTGGGTCACCTCTATCTCACAACTCTCTTTCCTCATAACAGACATGATTTGTCTTTGATTGGGGGTTTTACTGCTGTGATTCTCACATAAGATGAACTTCcaattttttgtcactgtttttcAGATTTGAAAATGGTTTGTGAGTGTGATATCTTTTCTAGTCACCTTAAAGACTGtgagcacaaaacacaaaaagcatTTTGAGCTGGTTTGTCC encodes:
- the aatkb gene encoding serine/threonine-protein kinase LMTK1 isoform X1, with amino-acid sequence MLLVLLVTMSSAAFSPGFAFSSHFSSVGAPLSELSWSSSLAVVAISLSGLFTFVFLMLACLCCKKSKTGFKEFKNVDGEEYHADMSTLASPASQGSPDVYILPLTELSLPVAKQPARSVQLLKSTDLGRHSLLYLKEIGNGWFGKVLLGEVNAGLNTTQVVVKELTASSSVQDQMHFLEEARPFRGLQHPALLQCLAQCTEVTPYLLVMEFCPLGDVKGYLRSCRTSETMTPDPLILQRMACDIASGLMHMHKYSFTHSDLALRNCLLTADVSVKIGDYGLSQSKYKDDYYVTSDQMYVPLRWIAPELVDEVHGNLLVADQTQHSNMWSLGVTIWELFELGNQPYRHYSDRQVLTYAVREQQLRLPKPMLKVPLAERWYEVMQFCWLQPDQRPTAEEVHLLLSYLCAKGASEAEDDFERRWNSLRTNTVFNSHRGASAMSRDHSSSTSSSFPLLEQFSAGDGYHSESGDDILTVTETSHGLNFEYKWEQARADQSFRASDSSSTLGQATHHFQEAIYTPGGFVGGCPMESHSHGVSPTYYQSKHLHAPNILPVLSAHSPSVSSEYYIRIEEPVDCNLDPDYTMCSYSPDYQGSSGSFLTGSADSGECIACPLQAKNMGPYWSGDIHKSDLYDSNDSSPAISLTMEPLLGQVLDNSPLPPWESSHYVSYKDRDGGYYYEHSPPLGIDHYLIGGEASSERHQESWGSRSLRQALGELENPLGISPAVSVSAPQQAYRDTYLDTSQTSIIGKNVTGGYYDMMGSLRKTMPSHSRHSSHSVSINMETEGALFIGHRDSDTEEEEEEDIFVERHTCNTWPSKHRHSSVGHHRRASHSCRQDAYVDFHYTMPSTDIEDSWPEEHSLAFHSLPKPIDYLETHQAKDKSACLSLSKHHAMVPSDNCNAYIYLCHEGETQVPASGECCHSHFVDPLTGLQVRNNSFSHSYSHSSYISDKAIDIPSNDEIINLSPAPGGPIVAKPALIKTEDRREQYVDLTTDDALFKEKREHVIKEIMQKPPDHKIEEVTLTMTMSTPPPADNMHVMVALTDPQSELSPTGDSGVDQGGSSVSLADILDCSDDDDDDDDDITDDITDVTSGIFVDESSELNASPAFKSLQKQVGTPDSMDSMDLPSAAGSCEGFSPASSHPSSSPKAMDSGYDTENNESPEFVPKEPHEPREQPLGKPTLDTSLEEDKEQEEHEVKDKVVPTEGEPLLDEDLALGASQTGDHILLPLSDKTPYRDSAYFSDYENERQSRDEGEELSERVRDEENVEKEKHMGEKKGEKRKKEEEELNDTIVNKDLKLEMKQISTGGTESYSLPEMDAYLTETCGQDEALGLPLEPSDTASMDEWPSQEESSSFGDWAAEVVGAMEEALGALNGDCTSNIRVEEDEVEDSVQDLETTGEQELKTIQNKPSGISGEILHTLPKDEVALQHTASIRRFSSSSPPPPAAPPPPLPATEGRGSPADGEDADEEGGDTDDSDESDEELRTYSVREQSGGEESEDECHPVPIVVSDYSEAHKLRSLLKMPTLLTTDNLDEGLEPKKKTVSFFDDVTVYLFDQESPTKELAEHGFPLGAEGLSSWSKSQERLNVSDDSSDGNISEESAGYEWEDDFPLLPLPTSSVASDSPPARSIPTAPEPKPTVQFSRFTVSPSNVSRFSITHISDSDMDSAGGSSEDGDKE
- the aatkb gene encoding serine/threonine-protein kinase LMTK1 isoform X3, yielding MNIPCVLSILAYLDSVLLGEVNAGLNTTQVVVKELTASSSVQDQMHFLEEARPFRGLQHPALLQCLAQCTEVTPYLLVMEFCPLGDVKGYLRSCRTSETMTPDPLILQRMACDIASGLMHMHKYSFTHSDLALRNCLLTADVSVKIGDYGLSQSKYKDDYYVTSDQMYVPLRWIAPELVDEVHGNLLVADQTQHSNMWSLGVTIWELFELGNQPYRHYSDRQVLTYAVREQQLRLPKPMLKVPLAERWYEVMQFCWLQPDQRPTAEEVHLLLSYLCAKGASEAEDDFERRWNSLRTNTVFNSHRGASAMSRDHSSSTSSSFPLLEQFSAGDGYHSESGDDILTVTETSHGLNFEYKWEQARADQSFRASDSSSTLGQATHHFQEAIYTPGGFVGGCPMESHSHGVSPTYYQSKHLHAPNILPVLSAHSPSVSSEYYIRIEEPVDCNLDPDYTMCSYSPDYQGSSGSFLTGSADSGECIACPLQAKNMGPYWSGDIHKSDLYDSNDSSPAISLTMEPLLGQVLDNSPLPPWESSHYVSYKDRDGGYYYEHSPPLGIDHYLIGGEASSERHQESWGSRSLRQALGELENPLGISPAVSVSAPQQAYRDTYLDTSQTSIIGKNVTGGYYDMMGSLRKTMPSHSRHSSHSVSINMETEGALFIGHRDSDTEEEEEEDIFVERHTCNTWPSKHRHSSVGHHRRASHSCRQDAYVDFHYTMPSTDIEDSWPEEHSLAFHSLPKPIDYLETHQAKDKSACLSLSKHHAMVPSDNCNAYIYLCHEGETQVPASGECCHSHFVDPLTGLQVRNNSFSHSYSHSSYISDKAIDIPSNDEIINLSPAPGGPIVAKPALIKTEDRREQYVDLTTDDALFKEKREHVIKEIMQKPPDHKIEEVTLTMTMSTPPPADNMHVMVALTDPQSELSPTGDSGVDQGGSSVSLADILDCSDDDDDDDDDITDDITDVTSGIFVDESSELNASPAFKSLQKQVGTPDSMDSMDLPSAAGSCEGFSPASSHPSSSPKAMDSGYDTENNESPEFVPKEPHEPREQPLGKPTLDTSLEEDKEQEEHEVKDKVVPTEGEPLLDEDLALGASQTGDHILLPLSDKTPYRDSAYFSDYENERQSRDEGEELSERVRDEENVEKEKHMGEKKGEKRKKEEEELNDTIVNKDLKLEMKQISTGGTESYSLPEMDAYLTETCGQDEALGLPLEPSDTASMDEWPSQEESSSFGDWAAEVVGAMEEALGALNGDCTSNIRVEEDEVEDSVQDLETTGEQELKTIQNKPSGISGEILHTLPKDEVALQHTASIRRFSSSSPPPPAAPPPPLPATEGRGSPADGEDADEEGGDTDDSDESDEELRTYSVREQSGGEESEDECHPVPIVVSDYSEAHKLRSLLKMPTLLTTDNLDEGLEPKKKTVSFFDDVTVYLFDQESPTKELAEHGFPLGAEGLSSWSKSQERLNVSDDSSDGNISEESAGYEWEDDFPLLPLPTSSVASDSPPARSIPTAPEPKPTVQFSRFTVSPSNVSRFSITHISDSDMDSAGGSSEDGDKE
- the aatkb gene encoding serine/threonine-protein kinase LMTK1 isoform X2, with the translated sequence MSTLASPASQGSPDVYILPLTELSLPVAKQPARSVQLLKSTDLGRHSLLYLKEIGNGWFGKVLLGEVNAGLNTTQVVVKELTASSSVQDQMHFLEEARPFRGLQHPALLQCLAQCTEVTPYLLVMEFCPLGDVKGYLRSCRTSETMTPDPLILQRMACDIASGLMHMHKYSFTHSDLALRNCLLTADVSVKIGDYGLSQSKYKDDYYVTSDQMYVPLRWIAPELVDEVHGNLLVADQTQHSNMWSLGVTIWELFELGNQPYRHYSDRQVLTYAVREQQLRLPKPMLKVPLAERWYEVMQFCWLQPDQRPTAEEVHLLLSYLCAKGASEAEDDFERRWNSLRTNTVFNSHRGASAMSRDHSSSTSSSFPLLEQFSAGDGYHSESGDDILTVTETSHGLNFEYKWEQARADQSFRASDSSSTLGQATHHFQEAIYTPGGFVGGCPMESHSHGVSPTYYQSKHLHAPNILPVLSAHSPSVSSEYYIRIEEPVDCNLDPDYTMCSYSPDYQGSSGSFLTGSADSGECIACPLQAKNMGPYWSGDIHKSDLYDSNDSSPAISLTMEPLLGQVLDNSPLPPWESSHYVSYKDRDGGYYYEHSPPLGIDHYLIGGEASSERHQESWGSRSLRQALGELENPLGISPAVSVSAPQQAYRDTYLDTSQTSIIGKNVTGGYYDMMGSLRKTMPSHSRHSSHSVSINMETEGALFIGHRDSDTEEEEEEDIFVERHTCNTWPSKHRHSSVGHHRRASHSCRQDAYVDFHYTMPSTDIEDSWPEEHSLAFHSLPKPIDYLETHQAKDKSACLSLSKHHAMVPSDNCNAYIYLCHEGETQVPASGECCHSHFVDPLTGLQVRNNSFSHSYSHSSYISDKAIDIPSNDEIINLSPAPGGPIVAKPALIKTEDRREQYVDLTTDDALFKEKREHVIKEIMQKPPDHKIEEVTLTMTMSTPPPADNMHVMVALTDPQSELSPTGDSGVDQGGSSVSLADILDCSDDDDDDDDDITDDITDVTSGIFVDESSELNASPAFKSLQKQVGTPDSMDSMDLPSAAGSCEGFSPASSHPSSSPKAMDSGYDTENNESPEFVPKEPHEPREQPLGKPTLDTSLEEDKEQEEHEVKDKVVPTEGEPLLDEDLALGASQTGDHILLPLSDKTPYRDSAYFSDYENERQSRDEGEELSERVRDEENVEKEKHMGEKKGEKRKKEEEELNDTIVNKDLKLEMKQISTGGTESYSLPEMDAYLTETCGQDEALGLPLEPSDTASMDEWPSQEESSSFGDWAAEVVGAMEEALGALNGDCTSNIRVEEDEVEDSVQDLETTGEQELKTIQNKPSGISGEILHTLPKDEVALQHTASIRRFSSSSPPPPAAPPPPLPATEGRGSPADGEDADEEGGDTDDSDESDEELRTYSVREQSGGEESEDECHPVPIVVSDYSEAHKLRSLLKMPTLLTTDNLDEGLEPKKKTVSFFDDVTVYLFDQESPTKELAEHGFPLGAEGLSSWSKSQERLNVSDDSSDGNISEESAGYEWEDDFPLLPLPTSSVASDSPPARSIPTAPEPKPTVQFSRFTVSPSNVSRFSITHISDSDMDSAGGSSEDGDKE
- the aatkb gene encoding serine/threonine-protein kinase LMTK1 isoform X4 produces the protein MHFLEEARPFRGLQHPALLQCLAQCTEVTPYLLVMEFCPLGDVKGYLRSCRTSETMTPDPLILQRMACDIASGLMHMHKYSFTHSDLALRNCLLTADVSVKIGDYGLSQSKYKDDYYVTSDQMYVPLRWIAPELVDEVHGNLLVADQTQHSNMWSLGVTIWELFELGNQPYRHYSDRQVLTYAVREQQLRLPKPMLKVPLAERWYEVMQFCWLQPDQRPTAEEVHLLLSYLCAKGASEAEDDFERRWNSLRTNTVFNSHRGASAMSRDHSSSTSSSFPLLEQFSAGDGYHSESGDDILTVTETSHGLNFEYKWEQARADQSFRASDSSSTLGQATHHFQEAIYTPGGFVGGCPMESHSHGVSPTYYQSKHLHAPNILPVLSAHSPSVSSEYYIRIEEPVDCNLDPDYTMCSYSPDYQGSSGSFLTGSADSGECIACPLQAKNMGPYWSGDIHKSDLYDSNDSSPAISLTMEPLLGQVLDNSPLPPWESSHYVSYKDRDGGYYYEHSPPLGIDHYLIGGEASSERHQESWGSRSLRQALGELENPLGISPAVSVSAPQQAYRDTYLDTSQTSIIGKNVTGGYYDMMGSLRKTMPSHSRHSSHSVSINMETEGALFIGHRDSDTEEEEEEDIFVERHTCNTWPSKHRHSSVGHHRRASHSCRQDAYVDFHYTMPSTDIEDSWPEEHSLAFHSLPKPIDYLETHQAKDKSACLSLSKHHAMVPSDNCNAYIYLCHEGETQVPASGECCHSHFVDPLTGLQVRNNSFSHSYSHSSYISDKAIDIPSNDEIINLSPAPGGPIVAKPALIKTEDRREQYVDLTTDDALFKEKREHVIKEIMQKPPDHKIEEVTLTMTMSTPPPADNMHVMVALTDPQSELSPTGDSGVDQGGSSVSLADILDCSDDDDDDDDDITDDITDVTSGIFVDESSELNASPAFKSLQKQVGTPDSMDSMDLPSAAGSCEGFSPASSHPSSSPKAMDSGYDTENNESPEFVPKEPHEPREQPLGKPTLDTSLEEDKEQEEHEVKDKVVPTEGEPLLDEDLALGASQTGDHILLPLSDKTPYRDSAYFSDYENERQSRDEGEELSERVRDEENVEKEKHMGEKKGEKRKKEEEELNDTIVNKDLKLEMKQISTGGTESYSLPEMDAYLTETCGQDEALGLPLEPSDTASMDEWPSQEESSSFGDWAAEVVGAMEEALGALNGDCTSNIRVEEDEVEDSVQDLETTGEQELKTIQNKPSGISGEILHTLPKDEVALQHTASIRRFSSSSPPPPAAPPPPLPATEGRGSPADGEDADEEGGDTDDSDESDEELRTYSVREQSGGEESEDECHPVPIVVSDYSEAHKLRSLLKMPTLLTTDNLDEGLEPKKKTVSFFDDVTVYLFDQESPTKELAEHGFPLGAEGLSSWSKSQERLNVSDDSSDGNISEESAGYEWEDDFPLLPLPTSSVASDSPPARSIPTAPEPKPTVQFSRFTVSPSNVSRFSITHISDSDMDSAGGSSEDGDKE